A genomic region of Phenylobacterium parvum contains the following coding sequences:
- a CDS encoding complex I NDUFA9 subunit family protein, translated as MPDLVTVFGGSGFIGTQIVRALARRGARVRVAVRQPHLAHEMRLMGDVGQVEVVQANVRDAASVARAVEGADAVINLVGLLYETGRQTFKAVHVDAARTLAQAAAAAGARFVQMSALGADPASTARYARSKAEGEAAVREVLPSAVILRPSIVFGPGDDFFNKFGEMAVISPFLPLIGGGHTRFQPVYVGDVARAAASVALDPQHSGQTFELGGPGVFTFREILDLILKETGRRRLYAPLPFPLAGLVGTLCAPFALTPVAPPLTADQVELLKTDNVVSGQAPGLAELGITPETVEAVLPTYLYRFRKGGQFARTAAGDAVA; from the coding sequence ATGCCAGACCTCGTCACAGTGTTCGGCGGTTCCGGTTTCATCGGAACCCAGATCGTCCGGGCCCTGGCCCGTCGGGGCGCCCGGGTCCGGGTGGCGGTGCGCCAGCCGCACCTGGCCCACGAGATGCGGCTGATGGGCGATGTCGGGCAGGTTGAGGTGGTCCAGGCCAATGTCCGGGACGCCGCCTCGGTCGCCAGGGCGGTGGAGGGCGCGGACGCGGTGATCAACCTGGTCGGCCTGCTCTACGAGACCGGCCGCCAGACCTTCAAGGCCGTGCACGTCGACGCCGCCCGGACCCTGGCCCAGGCCGCCGCCGCCGCAGGCGCCCGCTTCGTCCAGATGTCGGCCCTCGGCGCCGACCCGGCCTCGACCGCCCGCTACGCCCGCTCCAAGGCCGAGGGTGAGGCCGCCGTACGCGAGGTCCTGCCCTCGGCGGTGATCCTGAGGCCCTCCATCGTGTTCGGGCCCGGCGACGACTTCTTCAACAAGTTCGGCGAGATGGCCGTCATCAGCCCCTTCCTGCCCCTGATCGGCGGCGGACACACCCGCTTCCAGCCGGTCTATGTCGGCGACGTGGCGAGGGCGGCGGCCAGCGTCGCCCTGGACCCGCAGCATTCGGGACAGACCTTCGAACTCGGCGGGCCGGGGGTCTTCACCTTCCGGGAGATCCTGGACCTGATCCTGAAGGAAACCGGCCGACGCCGGCTCTACGCCCCCCTGCCCTTCCCCCTGGCGGGCCTGGTGGGAACCCTTTGCGCACCCTTCGCCCTGACGCCCGTGGCGCCGCCCCTGACCGCCGACCAGGTCGAACTGCTCAAGACCGACAACGTGGTCTCGGGCCAGGCGCCGGGCCTGGCCGAGCTGGGGATCACGCCCGAGACCGTCGAGGCGGTGCTGCCGACCTATCTCTACCGGTTCCGAAAGGGCGGCCAGTTCGCCCGGACCGCCGCCGGCGACGCGGTTGCCTAA
- a CDS encoding ribonuclease D, which translates to MANYLHEGDLPDGLFAGVASVAVDSETMGLRLGRDPLCVVQLSAGDGDAHLVRLSRPDYDAPNLKALLVDPAVTKILHFGRFDIAMFRLHLGVVTGPVYCTKIASKLARTYTDKHGLKDVSRELLGVDMSKVQQSSDWGAPVLSPEQIAYAASDVLHLHRLRERLDDMLRREGRDALAQACFQFLPHRALLDLAGWEETDIFAHA; encoded by the coding sequence GTGGCGAACTATCTTCATGAAGGTGATCTTCCCGACGGCCTCTTCGCGGGCGTCGCTTCCGTCGCCGTGGATTCGGAGACCATGGGCCTGCGGCTGGGCCGGGATCCCCTGTGCGTGGTCCAGCTCTCGGCCGGGGATGGCGACGCCCATCTGGTCCGCCTCTCCCGCCCGGATTACGACGCGCCGAACCTCAAGGCCCTGCTCGTCGACCCGGCGGTGACCAAGATCCTGCACTTCGGGCGGTTCGACATCGCCATGTTCCGGCTGCACCTGGGCGTGGTGACCGGGCCGGTCTACTGCACCAAGATCGCCTCCAAGCTGGCGCGGACCTACACCGACAAGCACGGCCTCAAGGACGTCTCCCGCGAACTCCTCGGCGTCGACATGTCCAAGGTCCAGCAGAGCTCGGACTGGGGCGCGCCGGTCCTGTCCCCCGAACAGATCGCCTACGCCGCCTCGGACGTCCTGCACCTGCACCGGCTGCGCGAGCGACTGGACGACATGCTCCGCCGCGAGGGCCGGGACGCGTTGGCGCAGGCCTGCTTCCAGTTCCTGCCGCACCGGGCCCTGCTGGACCTGGCCGGGTGGGAGGAGACGGACATCTTCGCCCATGCCTGA
- the lptC gene encoding LPS export ABC transporter periplasmic protein LptC produces MTDGVALPAARRAREAASWRRRSRRVRQLRLLLPALVGVILLVLAGYLSLALVAAPRTRPVETGTPIQLVNPRFVGQDRKGRAFTLTAKTATRDPKDYDRVFLDQPVLILKRDPGEPIRVSALKGDYNESDHLLKLNGDVRLNGGDISFLTGASTFDTALGELVGDGAIEGVGSLGEINAKSYGVYDRGDRLVFGGGVSTRLEPSSGP; encoded by the coding sequence ATGACGGACGGCGTCGCCCTTCCCGCGGCCCGCCGCGCCCGCGAGGCGGCGTCCTGGCGTCGGCGCTCCCGCCGCGTGCGCCAGCTCCGCCTCCTGCTGCCGGCCCTGGTCGGCGTCATACTCCTTGTTCTGGCCGGCTACCTGTCCCTGGCCCTCGTCGCGGCGCCGCGGACCCGGCCGGTGGAGACCGGAACCCCCATCCAGCTGGTGAACCCGCGGTTCGTCGGCCAGGACCGCAAGGGCCGGGCCTTCACCCTGACGGCGAAGACGGCGACCCGCGATCCCAAGGACTATGACCGGGTCTTCCTGGACCAGCCGGTCCTTATCCTGAAGCGGGATCCGGGCGAGCCCATCCGGGTCTCCGCCCTGAAGGGCGACTACAACGAATCCGACCATCTCCTGAAGCTGAACGGAGACGTGCGCCTGAATGGCGGCGACATCAGCTTCCTTACCGGCGCCTCGACCTTTGACACGGCCCTGGGCGAACTAGTCGGCGACGGCGCCATCGAGGGCGTGGGCTCGCTTGGAGAAATCAACGCGAAGTCCTATGGCGTATATGACAGGGGCGACCGGCTCGTGTTCGGCGGCGGGGTCAGCACCCGCCTCGAGCCGAGCTCGGGGCCCTGA
- a CDS encoding LptA/OstA family protein: MRHLKKVGRFHELGAAAAAVLVLAAATSVQAQLARNSKAPVDITADQLELVNSQCSAIYRGGAEALQETSRLRADQLKIIYAPAPAGGGKNGCSSDLLRMEATGSVFYVTPDQRVRGDQAVYDAKAQTLTVTGSVAASRGQDVMKGERLVVNTVSGDARMEGGGERSGRRVRTVIYPGAKPATPK; the protein is encoded by the coding sequence ATGAGACATCTGAAGAAGGTCGGCCGGTTCCACGAGCTTGGCGCGGCGGCGGCTGCGGTTCTGGTGCTGGCCGCGGCGACCTCCGTCCAGGCCCAGTTGGCCCGCAATTCCAAGGCGCCCGTCGACATCACCGCCGACCAGCTGGAACTGGTCAACAGCCAGTGCTCGGCCATCTACCGCGGCGGCGCCGAGGCCCTGCAGGAAACCAGCCGGCTGCGCGCCGACCAGCTGAAGATCATCTACGCCCCCGCCCCCGCCGGCGGCGGCAAGAACGGCTGCAGCAGCGATCTCCTGCGGATGGAGGCGACCGGATCGGTCTTCTACGTCACCCCCGACCAGAGGGTGCGCGGCGACCAGGCGGTCTATGACGCCAAGGCCCAGACCCTGACCGTCACGGGCTCTGTGGCGGCGTCCCGCGGCCAGGACGTGATGAAGGGTGAGCGGCTGGTGGTGAACACCGTCTCGGGCGACGCGCGCATGGAAGGCGGGGGGGAGCGCAGCGGGCGCCGGGTCCGCACCGTCATCTATCCGGGCGCCAAGCCCGCAACCCCGAAATAG
- the lptB gene encoding LPS export ABC transporter ATP-binding protein — translation MSAAPEQDGLVVDRIGKTYRGRAVVKGVCLRLGRGEVKGLLGPNGAGKTTCFYMITGLVSADEGRIWLDGEDVTAQPMYQRARMGLGYLPQEPSIFRGMTVEENVISVVELREPDARKARETVSGLLAELRIDHLRKSPAVSLSGGERRRVEIARALASEPAYMLLDEPFAGIDPLAIADIREVIGYLKARGIGIMITDHNVRETLDIIDRAAIIHAGELLLEGTPAEIVDNPEVRRVYLGEEFA, via the coding sequence ATGTCCGCGGCGCCTGAACAGGACGGCCTGGTCGTCGACCGGATCGGCAAGACCTATCGCGGCCGGGCCGTGGTCAAGGGCGTGTGCCTGCGCCTCGGCCGGGGCGAGGTGAAGGGCCTCCTGGGCCCCAACGGCGCCGGCAAGACGACCTGCTTCTACATGATCACCGGCCTGGTCTCGGCGGACGAGGGGCGGATCTGGCTCGATGGCGAGGATGTCACCGCCCAGCCCATGTACCAGCGCGCCCGGATGGGACTGGGCTACCTGCCCCAGGAACCCTCCATCTTCCGCGGCATGACCGTCGAGGAGAACGTCATTTCGGTGGTCGAGTTGCGCGAACCCGACGCGCGCAAGGCCCGCGAGACGGTCTCCGGCCTGCTGGCCGAACTGAGGATCGACCACCTGCGCAAGTCCCCGGCGGTCTCCCTGTCGGGCGGCGAGCGCCGGCGCGTGGAAATCGCCCGCGCCCTGGCGTCCGAGCCCGCCTACATGCTGCTGGACGAGCCCTTTGCGGGCATCGACCCCCTGGCCATCGCCGACATCCGCGAGGTCATCGGCTATCTCAAGGCCCGCGGCATCGGGATCATGATCACCGACCACAATGTCCGGGAGACGCTGGACATCATCGACCGGGCGGCCATCATCCACGCAGGCGAACTGCTGCTCGAAGGCACGCCGGCCGAGATCGTCGATAATCCCGAGGTCCGACGCGTCTATCTCGGGGAAGAGTTCGCCTGA
- a CDS encoding sulfatase encodes MVATPRNAVVILLDSLNRHMLGAYGGTEFATPNLDAFARTAVRFDNHHTGSLPCMPARHDILCGALDFLWRPWGSVEIWEDAITYELHKAGVVSQLVSDHPHLFETGGENYHVDFTAWAYERGHEGDPWKTRPDPSWAGAPIFGRDHMPYHDSRGWFRDESDFPGPRTMSAAARWIEENAGWHDRFFLFIDEFDPHEPFDTPEPWASMYDPDYEGPPMIWPPYMQGAVEKGVLSEAAARRLRASYGAKLSMIDHWLGRVFKAIEDKGLADDTLVMVCTDHGHYLGEKDIWGKPGVPVYNTLGHIPLMIRHPGIAPGACDALTTSVDLFATLADLFGVTVRQRTHGRSLLPLLRGECEGVRDHLLTGVWGREVHLVTREWKYARAPAGANAPLSMMSNRWSTMPTHLIDRHVALPHPDHRAFLDRMPGSDIPVIHQPFAAGDPLPFWARTRASGNYLFDRASDPQEVNNLAGGADEAGAARRLAEALRAIEAPASQFERLGLD; translated from the coding sequence ATGGTCGCCACGCCGAGGAACGCCGTCGTCATCCTGCTCGACAGCCTGAACCGGCACATGCTGGGGGCCTATGGCGGGACCGAGTTCGCGACCCCGAACCTCGACGCCTTCGCCCGGACGGCCGTGCGGTTTGACAACCACCACACGGGCTCCCTGCCGTGCATGCCCGCCCGCCACGACATCCTGTGCGGGGCCCTCGACTTCCTCTGGCGCCCCTGGGGGTCGGTGGAGATCTGGGAAGACGCCATCACCTACGAGCTGCACAAGGCCGGGGTCGTCTCGCAACTGGTCTCGGACCACCCGCACCTCTTCGAGACGGGCGGCGAGAACTACCATGTCGACTTCACGGCCTGGGCCTACGAGCGCGGCCACGAGGGCGACCCCTGGAAGACCCGGCCCGATCCCTCCTGGGCCGGCGCCCCCATTTTCGGCCGCGACCACATGCCCTACCACGACAGCCGGGGCTGGTTCCGCGACGAGTCCGACTTCCCCGGGCCCCGGACCATGTCCGCCGCCGCCCGCTGGATCGAGGAGAACGCCGGCTGGCACGACCGGTTCTTCCTCTTCATCGACGAGTTCGACCCGCACGAGCCCTTCGACACCCCCGAGCCCTGGGCTTCGATGTATGACCCGGACTATGAGGGCCCGCCGATGATCTGGCCGCCCTACATGCAGGGGGCGGTGGAGAAGGGGGTCCTGAGCGAGGCCGCGGCGCGGCGGCTGAGGGCCAGCTACGGCGCCAAGCTGTCCATGATCGACCACTGGCTGGGTCGGGTTTTCAAGGCGATCGAGGACAAGGGCCTGGCCGACGACACCCTGGTCATGGTCTGCACCGACCACGGCCACTACCTGGGCGAGAAGGACATCTGGGGAAAGCCGGGCGTGCCGGTCTACAACACCCTGGGGCACATCCCCCTGATGATCCGCCACCCAGGGATCGCGCCGGGCGCCTGCGACGCCCTGACGACCAGCGTGGACCTGTTCGCCACACTGGCCGACCTGTTCGGGGTCACGGTCCGCCAGCGCACCCATGGCCGCTCCCTCCTGCCCCTGCTGCGCGGAGAGTGCGAGGGCGTCCGCGACCACCTCCTCACCGGCGTCTGGGGCCGGGAGGTCCACCTGGTGACCCGCGAATGGAAATACGCCCGGGCTCCGGCGGGGGCGAACGCGCCCCTGTCCATGATGTCCAACCGCTGGTCGACCATGCCGACCCATTTGATCGACCGGCATGTCGCCCTGCCGCACCCGGACCACCGCGCCTTCCTCGACCGCATGCCCGGCTCGGACATTCCGGTGATCCACCAGCCCTTCGCCGCCGGGGATCCCCTGCCGTTCTGGGCTCGCACCCGCGCTTCGGGAAACTATCTCTTCGACCGCGCCTCCGATCCGCAGGAGGTCAACAACCTGGCCGGGGGGGCCGATGAAGCCGGGGCGGCGCGCCGCCTGGCCGAGGCTCTCCGGGCGATCGAGGCCCCGGCCTCGCAATTCGAACGACTCGGACTGGACTGA
- a CDS encoding alpha/beta fold hydrolase, translating into MAAKPRALKTLAALTAVLGALVLSACARDIPYETLKAKYANPASKFVTLPNGVSVHYRDQGRPDGPPVVLVHGFAANLDTWEPWVTRLGDTYRVVTLDLPAHGLTVTPPGYEMSTGGQVEVIDELTRKLDLPAFVLAGNSMGGGASWNFALAHPDRLRGLVLVASVGPRPQADAAAPPREGPPAIFQVMANPVGRAALRSLNPRPLAEPGLKKAYVDESLVTPALVDRYVDLALAPGRREMILAGRRGPPSASPDAVKGVSVPTLVMHGEKDTVVPVGVGKRLGELIPGAQLILYPEAGHVPMEQIPDRSAADVRAFIESLPATKSPEK; encoded by the coding sequence ATGGCCGCCAAGCCCCGCGCCCTCAAAACCCTTGCCGCCCTGACGGCTGTCCTGGGGGCCCTTGTCCTCTCGGCCTGCGCCCGGGACATCCCCTACGAGACGCTCAAGGCCAAGTACGCCAACCCGGCCTCGAAGTTCGTCACCCTGCCGAACGGGGTCAGCGTCCACTACCGCGACCAGGGCCGGCCAGACGGCCCGCCGGTGGTGCTGGTCCATGGCTTCGCCGCCAACCTCGACACCTGGGAGCCCTGGGTCACCCGGCTCGGCGACACCTATCGGGTGGTGACCCTCGACCTTCCCGCCCATGGCCTCACCGTCACCCCGCCGGGCTACGAGATGTCCACCGGGGGCCAGGTCGAGGTCATCGACGAACTGACGCGGAAGCTGGACCTGCCCGCCTTCGTCCTGGCCGGCAACTCCATGGGCGGCGGGGCGTCCTGGAACTTCGCCCTGGCCCATCCGGACCGGCTGCGCGGCCTGGTCCTCGTGGCCTCGGTGGGGCCGCGGCCCCAGGCGGACGCCGCCGCCCCGCCGCGGGAGGGCCCGCCGGCGATCTTCCAGGTGATGGCCAATCCCGTCGGCCGTGCCGCCCTGCGGAGCCTCAACCCGCGTCCCCTGGCCGAGCCCGGCCTGAAGAAGGCCTATGTCGACGAGAGCCTGGTCACGCCGGCCCTGGTGGACCGGTATGTTGACCTCGCTCTTGCGCCTGGGCGCCGCGAGATGATCCTGGCCGGTCGCCGCGGCCCGCCCTCAGCCTCGCCCGATGCGGTGAAGGGGGTTTCGGTCCCCACCCTGGTGATGCACGGCGAGAAGGACACGGTCGTCCCGGTGGGCGTCGGCAAGCGCCTGGGCGAACTGATCCCGGGCGCCCAACTGATCCTCTATCCCGAGGCGGGCCACGTTCCGATGGAACAGATTCCGGATCGGTCCGCTGCGGATGTCAGGGCCTTCATCGAGTCGCTTCCCGCGACGAAGTCGCCGGAAAAATGA
- the rpoN gene encoding RNA polymerase factor sigma-54, with translation MALGARLEVRQGQGLVITPQLQQAIKLLQLSSVELEVFVEGELERNPLLVREDPEPEGDVAVPDSRSDDVLAADCIPDSGAEPDLDISREAEASPGERATGDLASGEDAGGAVDWSRAGSGGQGFESDEDFSQRLAEVKTLREHLLDQLGVSGLSGAAHAAAVVLVDSVDEGGYLRCDMAETAARLGCDEPFLEEVLGVLQGFEPTGIFARDVRECLALQLREMDRCDPAMEALLDNLDLLARRDLAALKRACQVDDEDLREMIAEIRALTPRPGAAFGGEPAAPVTPDVVVREGPGGMWNVELNSDTLPRLLVDRRYFARVSAGARTDAEKVFVSECYSQANWLLRCLDQRARTILKVASEIVRQQDGFLAFGVTHLRPLNLRTIAEAIGMHESTVSRVTSNKYIATTRGVFELKFFFTAAIPSTGGGEAHSAESVRHRIRQLIETEHPGADIHSDDRIVEILRGSGVDIARRTVAKYRESMRIPSSTERRRLMAAAG, from the coding sequence TTGGCGCTCGGTGCGCGTCTTGAGGTTCGTCAGGGACAGGGGCTGGTCATCACGCCCCAGCTGCAGCAGGCGATCAAGCTTCTGCAGCTGTCCAGCGTCGAGCTCGAGGTCTTCGTCGAGGGCGAGCTGGAGCGCAATCCCCTCCTGGTCCGCGAGGATCCGGAGCCCGAGGGCGACGTCGCCGTCCCGGACTCCCGGTCGGACGACGTCCTGGCGGCCGACTGCATTCCCGACTCCGGCGCCGAGCCCGACCTCGACATCAGCCGGGAGGCGGAGGCCTCCCCCGGTGAAAGGGCGACGGGTGACCTCGCTTCCGGAGAGGACGCCGGCGGCGCCGTCGACTGGAGCCGGGCGGGATCCGGGGGGCAGGGCTTCGAATCCGACGAGGATTTCTCCCAGCGCCTGGCCGAGGTGAAGACCCTCAGGGAACACCTGCTCGACCAGCTGGGCGTCTCCGGCCTCTCCGGCGCCGCCCATGCGGCGGCCGTCGTCCTCGTCGATTCGGTCGACGAGGGCGGATACCTGAGGTGCGACATGGCCGAGACGGCGGCCCGCCTCGGCTGTGATGAACCCTTCCTCGAGGAGGTGCTCGGGGTCCTCCAGGGGTTCGAGCCCACCGGGATCTTCGCCCGCGATGTTCGGGAGTGCCTTGCCCTCCAGCTCCGCGAGATGGACCGCTGCGACCCGGCCATGGAGGCCCTGCTCGACAACCTGGACCTCCTGGCCCGCCGTGATCTTGCCGCCCTGAAGCGCGCCTGCCAGGTCGATGACGAGGATCTCCGCGAGATGATCGCCGAGATCCGCGCCCTTACCCCCCGGCCAGGGGCGGCCTTCGGGGGTGAGCCTGCCGCGCCCGTGACGCCGGACGTAGTGGTCCGGGAAGGCCCCGGCGGGATGTGGAACGTGGAGCTGAACAGCGACACCCTGCCCAGGCTCCTGGTGGACCGCCGCTACTTCGCCCGGGTGTCGGCGGGCGCCCGGACCGACGCCGAGAAGGTTTTTGTCTCGGAGTGCTATTCCCAGGCCAACTGGCTGTTGCGCTGCCTCGACCAGAGGGCCCGGACGATCCTGAAGGTGGCGTCCGAGATCGTCCGCCAGCAGGACGGCTTCCTCGCCTTCGGGGTCACGCACCTGAGACCCTTGAACCTGCGCACAATCGCCGAAGCCATCGGCATGCATGAGTCCACGGTCAGCCGGGTGACGTCGAACAAGTACATCGCCACCACGCGCGGGGTCTTCGAGCTGAAGTTCTTCTTCACCGCCGCCATTCCCTCGACCGGCGGCGGCGAGGCCCACTCCGCCGAGAGCGTCCGGCACCGGATCCGCCAGCTCATCGAGACCGAGCACCCCGGGGCGGATATCCATTCAGATGACCGGATCGTGGAGATCCTGAGGGGCTCAGGCGTCGACATCGCCCGTCGCACCGTCGCCAAGTACCGGGAGTCCATGCGGATTCCCTCGTCCACGGAACGTCGTCGACTGATGGCCGCTGCGGGTTGA
- the hpf gene encoding ribosome hibernation-promoting factor, HPF/YfiA family produces the protein MKVQVTGKHVDVGSALRERVIDEINQSIGRVFERGGSADVVVSREGHAFRVDCSLLLATGQPLASHALAADAHTAFSAALHKIESRVRRYKHRLKSHAQAAAARKAETAAYFVLKSPDEASDEAWDAPLEAQDAAGPPSALVIAETETPVRSLTVSQAVLELDLTDSQTIVFRNAAHGGLSVVYRRPDGNIGWIDPERTSASLTGGTGGATG, from the coding sequence ATGAAAGTCCAGGTCACCGGCAAGCATGTCGACGTCGGGTCGGCCCTGCGAGAGCGGGTCATCGACGAAATCAACCAGTCCATCGGCAGGGTCTTCGAGCGCGGCGGCTCGGCGGACGTCGTCGTCAGCCGCGAGGGCCACGCCTTCCGGGTGGACTGCTCCCTCCTCCTGGCCACGGGACAGCCCCTCGCGAGCCACGCCCTCGCCGCCGACGCCCATACGGCCTTCAGCGCGGCCCTTCACAAGATCGAGAGCCGGGTCCGTCGCTACAAGCACAGGCTCAAGAGCCATGCTCAGGCCGCCGCCGCCCGCAAGGCGGAAACGGCGGCCTATTTCGTCCTGAAGTCCCCTGACGAGGCCTCGGATGAGGCCTGGGACGCGCCTTTGGAGGCCCAGGACGCAGCTGGACCGCCCAGCGCCCTGGTCATCGCCGAGACCGAGACCCCGGTCCGGAGCCTGACGGTTTCCCAGGCGGTCCTGGAACTGGACTTGACGGACTCACAGACAATCGTGTTCAGGAACGCCGCACATGGCGGATTGTCCGTCGTGTATCGCCGGCCGGACGGAAACATCGGCTGGATCGATCCCGAGCGTACCTCGGCCTCCCTTACGGGAGGGACGGGCGGCGCGACGGGCTGA
- a CDS encoding PTS sugar transporter subunit IIA, giving the protein MQDRLSIADLIGPSAVAVGFGARTARQVMNLIADKAAQNFGLDPAVVLAGLLEREQAGSTGLGRGVAAPHARVTGLEGSRVVVVRLEQPIPFGAIDGQPVDLFFALLSPIESGVEHLRALARISRLLRREDLRDQLRRASDADAVRFLLAQGEAAAA; this is encoded by the coding sequence TTGCAGGACCGTCTTTCCATCGCCGACCTGATCGGGCCCAGCGCCGTGGCCGTCGGATTTGGCGCCCGCACCGCCCGTCAGGTGATGAACCTCATCGCCGACAAGGCCGCCCAGAACTTCGGCCTGGACCCGGCCGTGGTCCTGGCCGGACTCCTGGAGCGCGAGCAGGCGGGTTCAACCGGACTCGGCCGGGGCGTCGCTGCGCCGCACGCCCGGGTGACGGGGCTGGAGGGCAGCCGGGTGGTCGTGGTCCGGCTGGAGCAGCCGATCCCCTTCGGGGCCATTGACGGCCAGCCTGTGGACCTCTTCTTCGCCCTGCTTTCGCCCATCGAGTCCGGGGTCGAGCACCTGCGCGCCCTGGCGCGGATTTCCAGGCTGCTGCGGCGGGAAGACCTGCGCGACCAACTTCGGCGCGCGTCCGACGCGGACGCCGTCAGGTTCCTCCTCGCCCAGGGCGAGGCGGCCGCGGCCTGA
- a CDS encoding DUF1150 family protein, translated as MTPDAKSRTAQVLTPEAFAALGAPDVVYVRPVLAAEILASTPTGRIEGIELQPDQVLYAVHRADGERLAVLGDRDAAIAAAMAHELAPVSVH; from the coding sequence ATGACACCCGACGCCAAGTCCCGGACCGCGCAGGTCCTGACCCCCGAGGCCTTCGCCGCCCTCGGAGCCCCCGATGTCGTCTACGTCCGGCCCGTCCTTGCGGCGGAGATCCTGGCCAGCACGCCCACCGGCCGCATCGAGGGCATCGAGCTGCAGCCCGACCAGGTGCTCTATGCGGTCCATCGCGCAGATGGCGAACGCCTCGCCGTCCTCGGGGATCGTGACGCCGCGATCGCGGCGGCCATGGCGCACGAACTGGCGCCCGTCTCGGTGCACTGA
- a CDS encoding Hsp20 family protein produces the protein MTRTLLFDSPFLLGFEHTRSQIERAAKAAAEGYPPYNVEDLGGGALRITLAVAGFTPETLQITLEDRQLTIAGRRDDGGKGDAYLHRGIASRSFIRSFVLADGVEVDRALLEHGLLHVDLSRPEPERLVRRIPIQSAG, from the coding sequence ATGACCCGGACCCTGCTTTTCGACAGCCCCTTTCTCCTCGGCTTCGAGCACACCCGCAGCCAGATCGAGCGCGCCGCCAAGGCGGCGGCGGAGGGCTATCCGCCCTACAATGTCGAGGACCTCGGGGGAGGCGCCCTCCGGATTACCCTCGCCGTGGCGGGCTTCACCCCGGAAACCCTCCAGATCACCCTCGAGGACCGCCAGCTGACCATCGCCGGCCGTCGCGACGACGGGGGCAAGGGCGACGCCTACCTGCACCGGGGCATCGCCTCGCGCAGCTTCATCCGCAGCTTCGTGCTGGCGGACGGGGTCGAGGTCGACCGGGCCCTGCTGGAACACGGGCTCCTGCACGTGGACCTGAGCCGTCCGGAACCCGAGCGCCTGGTCCGGCGCATTCCCATCCAATCGGCCGGCTGA